One genomic segment of Suncus etruscus isolate mSunEtr1 chromosome 15, mSunEtr1.pri.cur, whole genome shotgun sequence includes these proteins:
- the LOC126030145 gene encoding olfactory receptor-like protein OLF4 — protein MAAENETHISEFLLLGFSKDAKLQPLIYVMFLTMYLTTVLGNLLIILATSSDPHLHTPMYFFLANLSFVDICFVSTTIPKMLQNIRTQRKGISYEGCFTQLFFFLLFIGLDDFLLTVMAYDRFVAICHPLHYTVIMNPRLCGLLLLGCWGLSVFYSTFEILGALRLSFCTKVEIPHFFCELNQVLNLACSDIFLNTVFTYCISVALAGGPLLGIIYSYSKIASSICGISSAQGKYKAFSTCASHLSVVSLFYFTSMGVYLSSGASEQSSASTISSVLYTVVTPMLNPFIYSLRNKDIKRALNALFVQGMTERSILLR, from the coding sequence ATGGCAGCAGAAAATGAAACCCACATTTCAGAGTTTCTTCTCCTGGGATTTTCCAAGGACGCAAAACTACAGCCACTCATCTATGTGATGTTCCTGACCATGTACCTAACCACGGTGTTGGGAAACCTGCTCATCATCTTGGCCACCAGCTCCGACCCCCACCTCcacacccccatgtacttcttccttgcCAACCTGTCCTTTGTGGACATCTGCTTCGTCTCCACCACCATCCCTAAGATGTTGCAGAACATCAGGACACAGAGGAAAGGGATAAGCTACGAAGGCTGCTTCACTcagctcttctttttcctcctcttcataGGTCTCGATGACTTCCTCCTGACTGTCATGGCTTATGACCGCTTTGTGGCCATCTGCCACCCCCTACACTACACGGTCATCATGAACCCCCGGCTCTGTGGGCTGCTGCTTCTGGGGTGCTGGGGCCTGAGTGTCTTTTATTCTACCTTTGAAATCTTGGGAGCTTTACGTCTGTCCTTCTGCACCAAGGTGGAGATCCCTCACTTTTTCTGTGAACTCAATCAAGTGCTTAATCTTGCTTGCTCTGACATTTTTCTTAATACTGTATTCACGTATTGTATCTCTGTCGCCCTTGCTGGGGGTCCCCTACTTGGAATTATTTACTCCTACTCCAAGATTGCTTCGTCCATCTGTGGCATTTCATCAGCTCAGGGCAAGTATAAAGCCTTTTCCACCTGTGCCTCTCACCTCTCTGTGGTCTCCTTGTTTTATTTCACCAGCATGGGGGTGTACCTGAGCTCAGGGGCGAGTGAACAGTCCTCTGCAAGCACCATCTCCTCTGTGTTGTACACGGTGGTTACCCCCATGCTGAACCCCTTCATCTACAGCCTCAGGAACAAAGACATCAAGAGGGCTCTGAACGCTCTTTTTGTGCAGGGAATGACAGAGCGGTCCATTTTACTGCGCTGA
- the LOC126030146 gene encoding olfactory receptor-like protein OLF4 produces MAAKNDSRSSEFILLGFSKDPELEPLLFVMFLAMYVTTVLGNLLIIVATKSDPHLQTPMYFFLANLSLNDICYVSTTVPKMLVNIQMHRKSISYEGCMTQIFFFVLFASLDDFLLTAMAYDRFVAICHPLHYMVIMNPRLCGLLLLGCWVLSLFNSLTEVLMLLRLSFCPIVEIPHFFCELNQVMQLASSDTFVNNVVLDVSSVLIAGGPLLGIIYSYYKIVSSIRGTSSAQSKYKAFSTCASHLSVVALFYFTSLGVYLSSGATERSYESTIASVLYTVVTPMLNPFIYSLRNKDIKRALNTLLVKGTTKRSVILH; encoded by the coding sequence ATGGCGGCAAAAAATGATTCACGCAGTTCAGAGTTTATTCTGCTGGGTTTCTCCAAGGACCCAGAACTAGAGCCTCTCCTCTTTGTGATGTTCCTGGCCATGTATGTGACCACAGTCCTGGGGAACCTGCTCATCATCGTGGCCACCAAATCTGACCCCCACCTCCAGACCcccatgtatttcttccttgCCAACCTGTCTTTGAATGATATCTGCTATGTCTCCACCACCGTCCCCAAGATGCTGGTGAACATCCAGATGCACAGAAAATCAATAAGCTATGAAGGCTGCATGACCCAGATATTCTTTTTCGTTCTCTTCGCCAGCCTAGATGACTTTCTCCTGACTGCCATGGCCTATGACCGCTTTGTGGCCATCTGCCACCCCCTACACTACATGGTCATCATGAACCCCCGGCTCTGTGGACTGCTGCTTTTGGGGTGCTGGGTCCTGAGCCTCTTTAACTCTCTGACTGAAGTGTTGATGTTGTTGCGTCTCTCCTTCTGCCCCATAGTGGAGATCCCCCACTTTTTCTGTGAACTCAACCAAGTGATGCAACTGGCCTCTTCTGACACTTTTGTCAACAATGTGGTCTTGGATGTCTCTTCGGTCCTGATAGCTGGAGGTCCGCTACTTGGCATTATTTACTCCTACTATAAGATTGTCTCCTCCATCCGTGGCACCTCATCAGCTCAGAGCAAGTATAAAGCCTTTTCCACCTGTGCCTCTCACCTCTCCGTGGTCGCCTTGTTTTATTTCACCAGCCTGGGTGTGTACttgagctcaggggctactgaaAGGTCATATGAAAGCACCATCGCCTCCGTGTTGTACACAGTGGTCACCCCCATGCTGAACCCCTTCATCTACAGCCTCAGAAACAAAGACATCAAGAGGGCTCTGAACACTCTTTTAGTGAAGGGAACAACAAAGCGTTCAGTTATACTGCACTGA